One genomic segment of Vagococcus intermedius includes these proteins:
- a CDS encoding gluconeogenesis factor YvcK family protein has protein sequence MKTYRIRKPKIVVIGGGTGLPVILKGLRSESADITAIVTVADDGGSSGTLRSSVNIAPPGDLRNVLVALSDMPQLYEDLFQYRFREEDEFLANHSVGNLIIAALSEMKGSTYDAIRLLSTFMHVEGNIYPASEEPLTLHALFEDGMTVSGESKIAKTRKKINHVYVTNTNNTDKPKAARKVIKAIEEADMIVLGPGSLYTSILPNLMVQEIGEAVSKTEAEVVYICNIMTQKGETEHFSDANHIQVLHQHLKTKFIDTVLVNTEKVPENYMDTKTYDEYLVQVIHDFKGLRDEGCRVISADFLELRNGGVFHDGEKVVEELFRLVFGAKY, from the coding sequence ATGAAGACTTACCGAATCAGAAAACCAAAAATTGTTGTAATTGGCGGTGGGACTGGTTTGCCTGTTATTCTGAAAGGGTTAAGAAGTGAAAGTGCTGATATTACAGCGATTGTAACGGTGGCAGATGATGGTGGGAGTAGTGGGACGCTAAGATCATCTGTCAATATTGCACCGCCTGGTGATTTGAGAAATGTTTTAGTAGCATTATCAGATATGCCTCAGTTATATGAAGATCTTTTTCAATACCGTTTTAGAGAAGAGGATGAGTTCTTAGCGAATCATTCAGTGGGAAATTTGATCATAGCTGCCTTGTCTGAAATGAAAGGAAGCACATATGACGCTATTCGCTTACTTTCAACTTTTATGCATGTTGAAGGTAATATTTATCCTGCTTCAGAAGAACCGTTGACGTTACACGCCTTATTTGAAGATGGTATGACAGTTTCAGGTGAGTCCAAAATTGCTAAGACCCGTAAAAAAATTAATCATGTTTATGTAACAAATACTAATAATACCGATAAACCTAAAGCGGCACGTAAGGTCATAAAAGCGATTGAAGAGGCCGATATGATTGTTTTAGGACCTGGTAGTTTATATACAAGTATTTTACCTAATTTGATGGTTCAAGAGATTGGTGAGGCCGTATCTAAAACAGAGGCCGAGGTTGTTTATATCTGCAATATTATGACTCAAAAAGGGGAGACCGAACATTTTTCAGATGCTAATCATATCCAAGTGTTACACCAACATCTAAAAACTAAATTTATAGATACGGTTTTAGTTAATACTGAAAAAGTCCCTGAAAATTATATGGATACAAAAACATATGATGAGTATTTGGTGCAAGTTATTCATGACTTTAAAGGGCTCCGTGATGAGGGATGTCGGGTTATTTCAGCTGATTTTCTTGAATTACGCAATGGTGGTGTTTTTCATGATGGTGAAAAAGTGGTCGAAGAATTATTTAGACTAGTATTTGGAGCGAAATATTAA
- the rpoN gene encoding RNA polymerase factor sigma-54, which translates to MKLNQGFTQQQTQVQKMAMTQQLQQSIQILQFNTDELQIFIQNKALENPLLEVNVSTDYMLSNSSAVFNTYDSKEDTNYLNQIPNNGTSLFESLLDQIHLNYRDTYLRQLIIYLTEYIDVNGYLTVTLEEAMTQTGASYIQLLDALTLLQQLDPAGVGARDLQECLLLQIERDDLAPDLAYLIVEETFEEFANRKWKEIAKRYDISLGMVQEVHDYVQLLRPTPGTVFGEISDQYIRPDLVVKISKDDLTVLSTKSGAPSIIFQQAYFNKMSQVEDQDVAAYLKEKKAEFDWIQKSIIQRGDTILRVGKEIVTRQKDFFLKPERPLNPMTLREIAETLEVHESTVSRTVNGKYLETSFGVFELRTFFSTALVQSGGEDDVSASTVQAKIKQVIAQENKQKPLSDQKIVELLASEKVDISRRTVAKYRDILGIPSSSKRKRFD; encoded by the coding sequence ATGAAATTGAATCAAGGCTTTACACAACAACAAACACAAGTTCAAAAAATGGCTATGACACAGCAATTACAACAGTCCATTCAAATTTTGCAATTTAATACTGATGAATTACAAATATTTATTCAGAATAAAGCATTAGAAAATCCGCTGTTGGAAGTCAATGTCTCAACTGATTATATGTTATCGAATTCGAGTGCTGTATTCAATACATATGATAGCAAGGAAGATACTAATTATTTAAATCAAATACCTAATAATGGCACATCATTATTTGAATCATTATTAGATCAAATTCATTTAAATTATCGTGATACTTATCTAAGACAATTGATTATCTATTTGACTGAGTATATTGATGTTAACGGTTACTTAACAGTTACCTTGGAAGAAGCTATGACACAAACCGGTGCTAGTTATATCCAACTATTGGACGCTTTAACGTTACTTCAACAGTTGGACCCAGCAGGAGTAGGGGCACGAGACTTACAAGAATGTCTATTGTTACAGATAGAAAGGGATGATTTGGCACCTGACTTGGCTTATTTAATAGTCGAAGAAACCTTTGAAGAGTTTGCCAATCGTAAATGGAAAGAAATTGCTAAACGATATGATATTAGTTTAGGAATGGTTCAAGAAGTCCATGACTATGTACAATTGCTTAGGCCAACACCGGGGACTGTTTTTGGTGAGATATCTGATCAGTACATAAGACCCGATTTAGTTGTGAAGATTTCAAAAGATGATCTCACTGTTCTATCGACTAAAAGTGGTGCGCCTAGCATCATTTTTCAGCAAGCCTACTTTAATAAAATGTCTCAAGTTGAGGATCAAGATGTAGCTGCCTATTTAAAAGAAAAAAAAGCCGAATTTGATTGGATTCAAAAAAGTATCATACAGCGAGGTGATACGATTTTAAGAGTAGGAAAAGAGATAGTTACAAGGCAAAAAGACTTTTTCTTGAAGCCGGAACGACCTTTAAATCCTATGACGTTAAGAGAGATAGCAGAAACTTTAGAAGTGCATGAGTCAACAGTGAGTCGGACTGTCAATGGAAAATACTTGGAAACTAGTTTTGGCGTTTTTGAACTTAGGACGTTCTTTTCGACAGCTTTAGTCCAGTCAGGCGGAGAGGACGATGTTTCGGCCTCAACTGTCCAAGCTAAAATAAAACAAGTAATTGCGCAAGAAAATAAGCAAAAACCTTTATCCGATCAAAAAATTGTCGAATTATTGGCCAGTGAAAAGGTTGATATTTCACGGCGAACAGTCGCAAAATATCGCGATATTTTAGGAATTCCTTCTTCAAGTAAAAGAAAAAGATTTGATTAA
- the uvrA gene encoding excinuclease ABC subunit UvrA, with product MANDKIVIHGARAHNLKDVDVTIPRDKFVVVTGLSGSGKSSLAFDTLYAEGQRRYVESLSAYARQFLGQMDKPDVDSIDGLSPAISIDQKTTSKNPRSTVGTVTEINDYLRLLFARIGHPICPNDGTEISSQSVEQMVDRVLELPEKSKLQLLAPLVSGKKGQHKKVFEGIKREGYVRVRVDGELYDISEVPELEKNKKHSIEIVIDRIVLKEGIRSRLFDSFEAALRLADGYAIVDIIGDEELLFSEHYSCPYCGFSVGELEPRLFSFNAPYGACSDCDGLSMKLEVDEELVVPDPSLTLREGAFAPWNPISSNYYPQMLEQACQSFKIDFDTPYSDLKLEQKQLLLHGSDGKTFHFHYENDFGGIRDADIPFEGVISNIQRRYHETNSDYTREQMRLYMTELPCQSCQGYRLNPQALSVKVAGQHIGQVSEYAITNALNFFNELDLSEQEFMIARPILKEVKDRLSFLQNVGLDYLTLSRSSGTLSGGEAQRIRLATQIGSNLSGVLYILDEPSIGLHQRDNDRLIASLKKMRDLGNTLIVVEHDEDTMRAADYLIDIGPGAGERGGEIVAAGTPREVEANPNSLTGQYLSGKKNIIVPSERRKGNGEAIRITGATENNLKNISVDFPLGQFVAVTGVSGSGKSTLVNQILKKALAQKLNRNSNKPGKFKKMVGYESVDKMISIDQSPIGRTPRSNPATYTSVFDDIRDLFAQTNEAKIRGYKKGRFSFNVKGGRCEACRGDGIIKIEMHFLPDVYVPCEVCHGKRYNSETLEVHYKGKSIADILEMTCEEAVVFFEAIPKIKRKIQTIVDVGLGYVTLGQPATTLSGGEAQRMKLASELHKRSTGNSFYILDEPTTGLHTDDIARLLEVLQRLVDAGNTVLVIEHNLDVIKTADHLIDLGPEGGEGGGTILATGTPEFLAEVPESYTGHYLKKVLSK from the coding sequence TTGGCAAATGATAAAATTGTGATACATGGAGCACGAGCTCATAATTTGAAAGATGTAGATGTTACGATTCCTAGAGATAAATTTGTGGTTGTGACTGGGTTATCTGGTTCCGGAAAAAGCTCTTTAGCTTTTGATACCTTATATGCAGAAGGGCAACGTCGATATGTTGAAAGTTTATCAGCCTACGCTCGTCAATTTTTAGGGCAAATGGATAAACCTGATGTTGATAGTATTGATGGCTTGAGTCCAGCTATCTCTATTGATCAAAAAACAACTAGTAAAAATCCTCGTTCGACGGTCGGAACCGTAACAGAAATTAATGATTATTTGCGGTTGCTTTTTGCAAGGATAGGACATCCTATTTGTCCAAATGATGGGACAGAAATTTCAAGTCAATCTGTTGAACAGATGGTTGATCGGGTCTTAGAGCTACCTGAAAAGAGTAAATTACAACTGCTAGCTCCCTTAGTTTCAGGGAAAAAAGGACAACATAAAAAGGTCTTTGAAGGTATTAAACGGGAGGGGTATGTCAGAGTAAGAGTAGATGGTGAACTATATGATATTTCTGAGGTCCCTGAATTAGAGAAAAATAAAAAGCATTCGATTGAGATAGTTATTGACCGTATTGTGTTAAAAGAGGGCATTCGTTCACGTTTATTTGATTCTTTTGAAGCAGCTTTACGTCTAGCAGATGGTTATGCTATTGTCGATATTATAGGTGATGAGGAACTATTATTTAGTGAGCACTATTCGTGTCCCTATTGCGGATTTTCAGTTGGAGAGTTAGAGCCGAGACTATTTTCTTTTAATGCCCCTTACGGCGCATGTTCTGATTGTGATGGTTTGAGTATGAAACTAGAAGTAGATGAAGAGTTAGTAGTTCCTGATCCAAGTTTAACTCTTAGAGAAGGCGCATTTGCACCGTGGAATCCAATTAGCTCTAATTACTACCCACAGATGTTGGAGCAAGCATGTCAGAGTTTTAAAATTGATTTTGATACGCCATACAGCGATTTAAAATTAGAACAAAAACAACTTTTATTACACGGTTCAGATGGCAAAACCTTTCACTTTCATTATGAAAATGATTTTGGTGGTATTCGTGATGCAGACATCCCTTTTGAAGGAGTTATTTCAAATATTCAACGACGCTACCATGAAACCAATAGTGATTACACTCGCGAACAAATGCGCCTGTATATGACAGAGTTACCATGTCAAAGTTGCCAGGGATACCGCTTGAATCCCCAAGCGTTATCTGTCAAAGTCGCTGGGCAACACATTGGTCAAGTCAGTGAGTATGCTATCACTAATGCGCTTAACTTCTTTAATGAGTTAGATTTAAGCGAGCAAGAATTTATGATAGCGAGACCAATCCTCAAAGAGGTTAAAGATAGATTAAGTTTTCTTCAAAATGTCGGTCTGGATTATTTAACATTGAGTCGCTCTTCAGGCACATTGTCTGGTGGTGAAGCACAGCGCATTAGATTAGCCACGCAGATAGGTTCAAATCTTTCAGGTGTTTTATATATTTTAGATGAGCCATCAATAGGATTACATCAGCGTGATAATGATCGTTTGATAGCCTCGTTGAAAAAAATGAGAGATTTAGGAAATACGTTAATTGTTGTTGAACATGATGAAGACACCATGCGTGCGGCTGATTATTTGATTGATATCGGTCCTGGAGCCGGTGAAAGAGGTGGCGAAATTGTTGCCGCGGGAACACCTAGAGAAGTCGAAGCTAACCCGAATTCGTTAACAGGTCAATATTTATCTGGTAAGAAAAATATTATTGTGCCATCAGAGCGTCGTAAAGGCAATGGTGAGGCCATTCGCATAACAGGTGCAACTGAAAATAATTTGAAAAATATTTCTGTAGATTTCCCTTTGGGCCAATTTGTGGCAGTTACAGGTGTTTCTGGTTCGGGTAAAAGTACCTTGGTCAATCAGATATTGAAAAAAGCTTTGGCTCAAAAACTTAATCGAAATTCTAATAAACCTGGCAAATTCAAAAAAATGGTAGGTTATGAGTCTGTAGACAAGATGATTAGCATTGACCAAAGTCCAATAGGACGAACACCAAGAAGTAATCCAGCAACGTATACAAGTGTCTTTGATGATATTCGTGATTTATTTGCGCAAACGAATGAAGCAAAAATACGTGGTTATAAAAAAGGACGCTTTAGCTTTAATGTTAAAGGGGGACGGTGTGAAGCTTGTCGGGGCGATGGAATTATTAAAATTGAGATGCACTTTTTACCAGATGTGTATGTTCCGTGTGAGGTTTGTCATGGAAAAAGATACAATTCTGAAACATTAGAAGTCCATTATAAAGGAAAGTCTATCGCTGATATTTTGGAAATGACCTGTGAAGAAGCCGTCGTCTTTTTTGAAGCTATTCCGAAGATTAAACGCAAAATTCAAACGATTGTTGATGTGGGCTTAGGCTACGTGACGTTAGGACAGCCAGCAACAACCCTTTCTGGTGGGGAAGCACAAAGAATGAAACTCGCTAGTGAGCTTCACAAACGTTCAACAGGTAACAGTTTTTATATTCTAGATGAACCAACAACAGGCTTACATACGGATGATATTGCTCGCTTGTTAGAAGTTTTACAGAGATTAGTTGATGCAGGTAATACGGTCTTAGTCATTGAGCATAACTTAGATGTGATTAAAACAGCGGATCACTTAATTGACTTGGGTCCTGAAGGCGGTGAAGGTGGCGGAACTATTTTGGCAACGGGCACACCTGAGTTTCTTGCTGAAGTTCCTGAAAGCTATACAGGTCACTATTTAAAAAAAGTGTTATCTAAATAA
- the clpP gene encoding ATP-dependent Clp endopeptidase proteolytic subunit ClpP, with product MNLIPTVIEQSSRGERSYDIYSRLLKDRIIMLSGPIDDNVSNSVIAQLLFLDAQDADKDIFIYINSPGGSVSAGLAIYDTMNFVKADVQTIVLGMAASMGSFLLTAGTKGKRFALPNAEIMIHQPLGGAQGQATEIEIAARHILNTRERLNKILAERTGQSIETIAQDTDRDNFMSAEEAKAYGLIDEVMVNSKALK from the coding sequence ATGAATTTAATCCCAACAGTTATCGAACAATCTTCTCGTGGAGAAAGATCTTACGATATCTACTCACGCTTATTAAAAGACCGTATTATCATGTTAAGTGGTCCTATTGATGATAATGTCTCTAATTCAGTTATTGCTCAATTACTATTTTTGGATGCACAAGATGCTGATAAAGATATCTTTATCTACATTAACTCCCCCGGTGGAAGTGTCTCTGCTGGATTAGCGATTTATGATACGATGAATTTTGTTAAAGCCGATGTTCAAACAATTGTACTGGGTATGGCAGCTTCAATGGGAAGTTTCTTATTAACAGCCGGTACGAAAGGTAAACGTTTTGCTTTACCGAATGCAGAAATTATGATTCACCAGCCTTTAGGTGGCGCTCAAGGTCAAGCAACTGAAATTGAAATTGCAGCACGCCATATCTTAAACACACGCGAACGTTTAAATAAAATTTTAGCTGAGCGTACAGGTCAATCTATCGAAACTATCGCACAAGACACAGATCGTGATAATTTCATGTCAGCTGAAGAAGCTAAAGCCTATGGTTTGATCGATGAAGTGATGGTCAACAGCAAAGCTCTAAAATAA
- the uvrB gene encoding excinuclease ABC subunit UvrB, producing the protein MIEREISGQFDLVSKYEPSGDQPEAIKQLVEGLKEEKKAQILLGATGTGKTFTISNVIKEVNKPTLVIAHNKTLAGQLYSELKEFFPHNAVEYFVSYYDYYQPEAYVPSSDTYIEKDASINDEIDKLRHSATSSLLERNDVIVVASVSCIYGLGNPNEYQNQVLSLREGMEMDRNKLLQELVAIQFERNDIDFQRGRFRVRGDVVEIFPASRDEHAMRIEFFGDEIDRIREIDTLTGEIVAEREHVAIFPAKHFVTNDEKMAVAIESIQQELEKRLKELRAEDNLLEAQRLEQRTNYDIEMMREMGYCSGIENYSRHMDGRQPGDAPYTLLDFFPEDFLIVADESHVSLPQIRGMYNGDRARKQMLVDHGFRLPSALDNRPLRLEEFEKHVNQIIYVSATPGPYEQEQTETIIEQIIRPTGLLDPVIDVRPTMGQIDDLVGEINTRISKNQRVFITTLTKKMSEDLTDYLKELGIKVQYLHSDVKTMERTEIIRDLRLGKYDVLIGINLLREGLDVPEVSLVAILDADKEGFLRSERSLVQTIGRAARNSEGEVILYADKVTDSMAKAMSETARRREIQENYNEKHGIIPTTIIKEVRDLISITKVTDKKAEKQSLTEQYEELNKAEQADVIMKLEQEMKDAARSLDFERAATLRDTVLELKAGK; encoded by the coding sequence ATGATTGAAAGAGAAATTTCTGGTCAGTTTGATTTAGTCTCAAAATATGAACCAAGTGGCGACCAACCTGAAGCAATTAAACAACTGGTCGAAGGGTTAAAAGAAGAAAAAAAAGCGCAAATATTATTAGGTGCTACAGGGACTGGAAAGACTTTTACGATTTCAAATGTTATTAAAGAAGTGAATAAACCGACGTTAGTGATTGCGCATAATAAAACCTTAGCTGGGCAGTTGTATAGTGAGCTAAAAGAATTTTTCCCTCACAATGCTGTGGAGTATTTTGTTAGTTACTATGATTATTATCAACCAGAAGCGTATGTCCCTTCTAGTGATACTTATATCGAGAAAGATGCCAGTATTAATGATGAGATAGATAAATTACGTCACTCAGCAACTAGTTCATTGTTGGAGCGAAATGATGTAATTGTAGTAGCTTCAGTATCATGTATTTATGGCTTAGGAAACCCTAACGAGTATCAAAATCAAGTATTATCCCTTCGTGAAGGCATGGAGATGGATCGTAATAAATTGTTACAGGAACTGGTCGCCATCCAATTTGAACGAAATGATATTGATTTTCAACGTGGTCGTTTTCGAGTAAGAGGCGATGTAGTTGAGATCTTTCCAGCTTCTAGAGACGAACATGCGATGAGAATAGAATTTTTTGGCGATGAAATTGACCGGATTAGAGAAATTGATACCTTAACGGGTGAAATTGTCGCTGAACGTGAGCATGTTGCTATTTTCCCCGCTAAACATTTTGTAACTAATGATGAGAAAATGGCGGTAGCTATTGAGTCTATTCAACAAGAATTAGAAAAGAGACTAAAAGAACTACGTGCAGAGGATAACCTCCTAGAAGCACAGCGACTGGAACAACGAACCAATTATGACATTGAGATGATGCGTGAAATGGGTTATTGTTCAGGAATTGAAAATTACTCAAGACATATGGATGGTCGTCAACCAGGAGATGCTCCTTACACATTACTTGACTTTTTCCCAGAAGATTTTTTAATTGTAGCAGATGAATCTCACGTATCATTGCCACAAATTCGTGGAATGTATAATGGAGATAGGGCTAGGAAGCAAATGCTAGTCGATCATGGTTTTAGATTGCCAAGCGCCCTTGACAATCGACCATTAAGATTAGAAGAATTTGAAAAACATGTGAACCAAATTATTTATGTTTCAGCAACACCAGGGCCTTATGAGCAAGAGCAGACAGAAACTATTATTGAACAAATTATTCGCCCTACAGGTTTATTAGATCCCGTTATTGACGTTCGTCCAACGATGGGACAGATCGATGATCTGGTCGGGGAAATAAATACACGTATTAGTAAAAATCAACGTGTATTTATTACAACCCTGACTAAAAAAATGTCTGAAGACTTAACTGATTATTTAAAAGAATTAGGTATAAAGGTTCAATATTTGCATAGTGATGTTAAAACAATGGAGAGAACGGAAATCATTCGTGACTTACGTTTAGGCAAGTATGATGTCTTAATTGGGATTAATTTATTGAGAGAAGGATTAGATGTACCAGAAGTATCCTTAGTAGCCATTCTCGATGCTGATAAGGAAGGGTTTTTAAGAAGTGAACGCTCACTTGTTCAAACAATTGGACGAGCGGCCCGTAATTCTGAAGGAGAAGTTATTTTGTATGCAGATAAGGTAACGGATTCTATGGCCAAAGCAATGAGCGAAACAGCCAGACGCCGTGAGATCCAAGAAAATTATAATGAAAAACATGGTATCATTCCAACTACCATTATTAAAGAGGTTCGAGACTTAATTAGCATAACAAAAGTAACAGATAAAAAAGCGGAAAAACAATCGTTAACCGAGCAATATGAAGAGTTAAACAAGGCTGAACAAGCTGATGTGATAATGAAATTAGAACAAGAGATGAAAGATGCTGCTAGAAGTCTTGATTTTGAACGAGCAGCTACTTTAAGAGATACAGTATTGGAGCTTAAGGCTGGCAAATAA
- a CDS encoding thioredoxin domain-containing protein: protein MDTSQMKAEFLKTSTGIQVGDSNAPVQLIELINVRCPFCRQWFEETNDLLMTYVTDGKLCRTIKLFDKEKPGLKPGNVMHRYISKQDGLLAITQLNSIYETQDEWGNLADLTDIAEFAEERLALSEDYQPEMVEIITNEATKANIPFIPTMIINDTIFDQKITLEALKTLIEK from the coding sequence ATGGATACAAGTCAAATGAAAGCTGAATTTTTAAAAACGTCAACTGGGATTCAAGTTGGTGATTCAAATGCACCTGTTCAACTTATTGAATTAATCAACGTTCGTTGTCCTTTTTGTCGCCAATGGTTCGAAGAAACCAATGACCTACTCATGACCTATGTCACTGATGGTAAATTGTGCCGTACAATTAAACTTTTTGATAAAGAAAAACCAGGATTAAAACCAGGTAATGTCATGCACCGCTATATTTCTAAACAAGATGGTTTATTAGCTATCACACAGTTAAATAGTATCTACGAGACACAAGATGAGTGGGGAAACTTAGCGGACTTGACTGATATTGCTGAATTTGCCGAAGAAAGATTGGCTCTTTCTGAAGATTATCAGCCTGAAATGGTAGAAATAATTACCAATGAAGCGACAAAAGCCAATATTCCTTTTATTCCAACCATGATTATCAACGATACGATTTTCGATCAAAAAATCACCCTTGAGGCTCTAAAAACACTGATTGAAAAATAA
- the whiA gene encoding DNA-binding protein WhiA has protein sequence MSFAFDVKKELTTLEVHREHAKAELAALIRMNGALSLANRHFVLNVQTENAATARRIYTLLREHYNVQSELLVRRKMKLKKNNIYIVRLKQDTQRVLTDLDIVENSMFTDTVSNSIMGNAQKMRSYLRGAFLAGGSVNNPETSRYHLEIYSLYEQHSKDICDMMTYYKLNARTLERRNGYITYLKGAEDISDFLTLIGATTNMLKFEDVRIVRDMRNSVNRMVNCETANLSKTIDAASQQIENIKYIDQMVGLNHLPERLREIAVLRLEHPEVSLKELGALVPSGAISKSGINHRIRKINEYAEKLRN, from the coding sequence ATGTCATTTGCATTTGATGTAAAAAAAGAGTTAACTACTTTAGAAGTTCATCGAGAGCATGCTAAAGCTGAGTTAGCCGCACTAATTCGGATGAACGGTGCCTTATCCCTAGCTAATCGACATTTTGTATTAAATGTACAGACAGAAAATGCGGCAACAGCTAGAAGAATTTATACCTTATTACGTGAGCATTACAATGTCCAAAGTGAATTGTTGGTTCGTCGTAAAATGAAACTTAAAAAAAATAATATTTATATAGTAAGATTAAAACAAGATACACAAAGAGTATTGACGGATCTAGATATCGTTGAAAATTCGATGTTTACCGATACTGTTTCTAACTCTATTATGGGAAATGCTCAAAAGATGAGATCTTATTTAAGAGGTGCTTTTTTAGCAGGTGGTTCAGTAAATAATCCAGAAACAAGTCGTTATCATTTAGAAATATATTCACTATATGAACAGCACAGTAAAGATATTTGTGACATGATGACGTATTATAAGCTCAACGCACGTACATTAGAGAGACGAAACGGTTATATAACTTATCTAAAAGGGGCGGAAGATATTTCTGATTTTTTAACCTTGATTGGTGCTACAACCAACATGTTAAAATTTGAAGATGTTAGAATTGTGCGAGATATGCGTAACTCGGTTAATCGTATGGTAAATTGTGAAACAGCTAATTTAAGTAAAACCATTGATGCTGCTTCTCAACAAATAGAAAATATAAAATATATAGATCAAATGGTTGGCTTAAATCACTTGCCTGAAAGGTTAAGAGAAATAGCGGTATTGCGTCTGGAGCATCCTGAAGTAAGTCTAAAAGAATTAGGCGCACTGGTTCCCTCAGGTGCTATTTCCAAATCTGGGATTAATCACCGTATTCGTAAAATAAATGAGTACGCAGAAAAATTAAGAAATTAA
- the rapZ gene encoding RNase adapter RapZ: MVDTLQLVIITGMSGAGKTVAMQSFEDMGFFCIDNLPPRLIPKFWELIKESGKVTKIALVIDLRSRTFFEEIQDMLVEIENTKMIDTNVLFLDSTDEELVSRYKETRRTHPLAMDGLVTEGIRKERGLLEEIKGDAQLVVDTTDLSPRQLREILIKEFRSHDTKMFRVEMVSFGFKYGLPIDADIVMDVRFLPNPHYIDELRPLTGLDSNVYDYVMSFDETEDFYGKFEELVVSILPGYKKEGKTSLTIAIGCTGGQHRSVALTKRLGDALLKADYPVNVTHRDKDKRKETVNRS, from the coding sequence ATGGTAGATACATTACAGTTAGTTATTATTACAGGAATGAGTGGAGCAGGTAAAACAGTTGCTATGCAAAGTTTTGAAGATATGGGGTTCTTTTGTATTGATAATTTACCACCACGTCTTATTCCTAAATTTTGGGAGTTAATTAAAGAGTCAGGTAAAGTGACTAAAATAGCCTTAGTAATAGATTTACGTTCGCGTACGTTTTTTGAAGAAATTCAAGATATGTTAGTAGAGATTGAAAATACTAAGATGATTGATACAAATGTCTTATTTTTAGATTCGACTGATGAAGAACTTGTCTCAAGATATAAAGAAACACGTCGGACACATCCGCTTGCAATGGACGGTTTAGTTACAGAGGGAATTAGAAAAGAACGAGGGTTATTGGAAGAAATCAAAGGGGATGCACAATTAGTGGTAGATACTACTGATTTAAGTCCAAGACAGCTTCGTGAAATTTTAATTAAAGAGTTTCGTAGTCATGATACTAAGATGTTTAGAGTAGAGATGGTCTCTTTTGGTTTTAAATATGGCCTGCCCATTGACGCTGATATTGTGATGGACGTTCGTTTTCTACCTAATCCTCATTATATTGATGAATTGCGACCTTTAACAGGCTTAGATAGCAATGTTTATGACTATGTGATGTCATTTGATGAGACTGAGGATTTTTATGGTAAATTTGAAGAACTAGTCGTATCAATTTTACCTGGTTATAAAAAAGAAGGAAAAACAAGTCTAACGATTGCGATTGGCTGTACAGGTGGTCAACATCGTTCAGTCGCTTTAACTAAACGTTTAGGAGACGCACTATTAAAAGCGGATTATCCTGTAAATGTGACTCATCGTGATAAAGATAAACGTAAAGAGACGGTGAATCGTTCATGA